A genomic region of Candidatus Paceibacterota bacterium contains the following coding sequences:
- a CDS encoding Ig-like domain-containing protein: MKRTFCSIGLTIAFVVASVATGLAAATIGNTTDGTSTDTLWYEGAYINACRFRAASNMTVVTMHAKVSAITGRYKCAIYSDSSSQPNRLLRATSEVTNPTTDGWKTFTLTAPQALTNGSYYWLAIWSDSSSAKAYYSSSTSGTLRWAQRNYGTWPDPIVTTGGSTSSYCIYAMGSVAPVAPTVAILSPANNGTVGTNFTITATATDSDGTVTNVSFYDGVTLLGSDTSSPYSYVWNNAPLGAHALRAVARDNSGLATTSAVVNVTITALNVVSFAETFDSYANGTVITNIGGGGFWTSGANTVVSGGGVNGSGGLGTSSLIFNWKAQTFQWSALDIGTRVAISLDLQTSGTGKFDDDRVGWTITPDASTSTGSQLALQLDNTTEGGMVLYHNLTRTPVLNALSGIKNSTWYRFKVEFTKLSATSAKIVGTLTELDASGNPDGTPYVGTVADTSMFANPPSTALFTSAQQCPTFKNHNPATGNADNATFTITQPGPQPPIVTITSPTANETVFTSFTINATATDDGSVTNVGFYADGILLGNDTTSSYSWTWNGAPVGNHTLTAVAVDDTGLSATSAVVNVIVSTNLAPNAPVVVTPADGAMGVATNATLTVSVSDPNGDPMSVLFYARSLNGTAPAPDFTIVALPDTQFYSESYPAIFQSEIDWIVNNHQERNIVYVTGLGDVVNVGTSDTQFRNATNALYRLENPVTTGLPEGIPYGVPVGNHDSPYTLFNNYFGVSHFSGRSYYGGSYTTGYQNHYDLFSAGGMDFIVLSLEYNAGANSAIMSWANGVLQANADRRAIVVTHSLLQAGYNWPTPAAWSTDGGTTIFPALANNPNVFLMLCGHNHGQGRRHEAVGDRFIDVLLSDYQSDVNGGNGFVRLMEFSPSNNVIRVTTYSPYTLGSKTDGDNQFTLEYAMASAPAPFVCIGTNMAVASGTQTSLAWPNLAPGTIYEWYAVASDATTSATSATSQFLTAGGPPAVALSLSGSPMAEAAGVATVTATLSEISTDMVTVNLEFSGTATLTDDYTRSGASISIPAGSLTGSITLTAVQDSIYENPDETIVVDISTVVNAKENGTQQVTATIAGDDPVPPVITLLDQNFDSLGSAGTTMPTGWTAGYLGTASSQNRLTMSPYAGNGLNITALPLVVSDGSALPSPNVGTIFNIGSAGSSERALGSYPRTTPSGDHVLQVAIVNTTGGSLTAINVSYVGEQWRQSEGASESGLEMLRFLASTTSPTAGFSYFPDLDFTAPKQLVADWPVGVLDGNLAANRAVITGTITFASPVPAGGTFYLRWHDWNDDSTSDHFLAIDDLVVTSIYMVGPAVTLSLSGSPMAEAGGVATVTATLSQASTNVVKVNLAFAGTATLTDDYTRSGTSISIPAGSLTGSITLTAVQDGVHETPDETIVVDISSVDNGTEIGTQQVTATIADDDAAAAGFTAYNDCSKGDGTNPANTTEYPGNGSYSGLLKDFDTGATLPVTLTLVTNRITYDGTGGPMPNAGTDAHTTFNGKVVFDNVIWYTATSNGFWMDAVFTGLDPAKEYEFATSANRGGSGSDYASRYSKFTITDMDSAENGSTPGVTVNSDTSVTFCTGMNTVNGYVARWTKIKCGSDGDFTVRVEDGGGVGKGYAFDGIMLRETGTAGPQQPTVAITSPVNNATLSTNFTITASAADSDGTVTNVYFYNGSTLLGSDSSSPYTFTWSAAPLGAHALKAVAWDNTGLAGTSAVVNITVTAPGTVAAVETFDSYANGLIITNIGGGGVWTSGTNIILSTGGVNGSAGISFGTRVFNWKAQTFQWSALPDGTKVAVSLDLQTSATGKFDDDRAGWTITPDTTGSTGSQLALQLDNTTEGGMVFYHNSTRTPVLNALSGIKNSTWYRFNVEFTKLGLTNASIVGTLTELDSSGNPTGTPYVGTITNTGTFANRPSSALFTATQQCPSFKNHSPAAGNADNATFTITPPEPEPPATPEYVIVISVDGMGSAYVTPLLTPGLANELTTFKRFQTEGSGTLNARTDYNYAITLPNHVCMMTCRGVSGASGHNWTGNSDPAPTATLANNKGSYVASGWDVAHDNALRTGIWSGKSKFSLFQQSYSATSGAPDITGDDNGRDKIDYDKVGNLSAAALTDDLISQMTANPFHFLLLHFHEPDTAGHSSGWSTNPTSAYAASLKAVDTQIARVIEMVENSPTLQGKTAIIVTADHGGHGTTHGDMSNPLDYTIPFYVWGPGVTAGGDLYAMNPASRTSPGTSNPPYTGGQPIRNGDAANLALSLLGLEAIPGSTINSSQDLLVNSTPVIITVTANSGQSKVFGAADPTLTYICSDPEVSFTGALGRAAGENVGSYAINQGNLSPVGGYVVNFVSADFAITAKPVTVTANSGQSKVFGAPDPVLTYTSSELGVSFAGALGRAAGENAGSYAINQGSLSAGANYAITFVPANFAITTAYSTTAISSSLNPSRVGSNVTFTVTVGPVAPATSTPTGTVQFFANSVALGSPVALTGGTATLDTALLPTGDNDIIAFYLGDGNYLGSTDGLVQVVTAAVETPVVVSIVPNSDGSVTVTCAGTPGAEYLVLSSTNITSPASWVNVSTNTAGVDGQWTYTDNTKLNYTQRFFRAAKP, translated from the coding sequence ATGAAGAGAACTTTCTGTTCCATTGGGTTAACGATTGCGTTTGTCGTTGCATCTGTTGCGACCGGCCTTGCTGCTGCAACCATCGGCAACACCACCGACGGCACTTCGACCGACACACTCTGGTATGAGGGCGCCTATATCAATGCCTGCCGATTTCGGGCTGCGTCGAACATGACCGTGGTCACGATGCACGCCAAAGTCTCCGCCATAACCGGCCGCTACAAATGCGCGATCTACTCTGACAGCAGCAGTCAGCCCAACCGCCTTTTGCGGGCCACGAGCGAGGTAACCAACCCGACCACCGATGGCTGGAAGACTTTCACGCTCACCGCCCCGCAGGCGCTGACCAACGGCAGCTATTACTGGCTGGCCATCTGGTCGGACAGCAGCAGCGCCAAGGCCTACTACTCGAGCAGCACCAGCGGCACGCTCCGCTGGGCACAGCGCAATTACGGCACCTGGCCCGATCCCATCGTCACGACCGGCGGGAGCACCTCCTCGTATTGCATCTATGCCATGGGCTCGGTGGCACCCGTGGCGCCGACGGTCGCCATCCTGAGTCCCGCGAACAACGGGACCGTAGGCACCAATTTCACGATCACCGCCACCGCCACGGATAGCGACGGCACCGTCACCAACGTGTCCTTCTACGACGGCGTTACCTTGCTTGGCAGCGACACCAGCAGCCCCTACAGCTACGTCTGGAACAACGCGCCACTGGGCGCGCATGCGCTCAGGGCCGTGGCTCGGGACAACAGCGGCCTGGCGACCACGTCCGCCGTGGTCAACGTCACTATCACCGCGCTGAACGTGGTGTCCTTTGCGGAAACCTTTGACAGTTACGCCAACGGGACGGTGATCACCAATATCGGCGGGGGCGGCTTCTGGACCTCCGGCGCGAACACCGTGGTCAGCGGCGGCGGCGTGAACGGCTCGGGTGGGCTTGGCACCAGCAGTCTGATTTTCAATTGGAAGGCCCAGACGTTCCAGTGGAGCGCGCTGGACATTGGCACAAGGGTGGCAATTTCCCTGGACTTGCAGACCAGCGGCACCGGCAAGTTTGACGACGATCGCGTCGGGTGGACCATCACCCCGGACGCCAGCACCAGCACGGGCAGCCAATTGGCCCTCCAACTGGACAACACGACGGAGGGAGGCATGGTGTTGTATCACAACCTCACGCGAACTCCCGTTCTCAACGCCCTGAGCGGCATCAAGAACAGCACCTGGTATCGTTTCAAAGTCGAGTTCACCAAGCTGTCCGCCACCAGCGCGAAGATCGTGGGCACGCTCACCGAACTGGATGCCTCAGGCAACCCGGACGGCACCCCGTATGTTGGCACCGTTGCCGACACCAGCATGTTTGCCAATCCCCCCAGCACGGCGCTCTTCACCTCCGCGCAGCAGTGCCCGACCTTCAAGAACCACAACCCCGCGACCGGCAATGCGGACAATGCGACTTTCACCATCACCCAGCCTGGCCCGCAGCCGCCGATTGTGACCATCACCAGCCCGACCGCCAATGAAACCGTGTTCACCAGTTTCACAATCAACGCCACCGCCACGGATGACGGGTCGGTGACCAACGTGGGCTTCTACGCGGACGGCATCCTGCTGGGCAATGACACCACCTCCTCGTATAGCTGGACGTGGAACGGCGCTCCGGTGGGCAATCATACGCTGACGGCAGTCGCCGTGGACGACACGGGGCTCTCGGCCACCTCGGCAGTGGTGAACGTCATCGTCAGCACCAACCTGGCGCCCAACGCGCCAGTCGTAGTCACGCCGGCCGACGGCGCCATGGGCGTGGCGACCAACGCCACGCTGACCGTGTCGGTCTCGGACCCCAATGGCGACCCCATGTCGGTCCTGTTCTACGCCCGCTCGCTGAACGGCACCGCCCCGGCGCCGGACTTCACGATCGTGGCGCTGCCGGATACGCAGTTCTACTCGGAGAGCTACCCGGCGATCTTCCAATCCGAGATTGACTGGATCGTCAACAACCACCAGGAGCGCAACATTGTGTATGTGACGGGCCTTGGGGATGTGGTGAACGTCGGCACGTCCGACACGCAGTTTCGGAACGCCACCAATGCCCTGTACCGCCTGGAGAATCCAGTCACGACGGGTCTGCCGGAAGGCATTCCCTACGGCGTTCCGGTGGGCAATCACGACTCGCCCTATACCCTGTTCAACAACTACTTCGGGGTCAGTCATTTCAGCGGCCGCAGCTATTACGGCGGCAGCTACACCACCGGCTACCAGAATCATTACGACCTCTTCAGCGCGGGCGGGATGGATTTCATCGTGCTGTCACTCGAGTATAACGCCGGCGCCAACTCGGCGATCATGAGCTGGGCCAATGGCGTTCTGCAGGCCAACGCCGACCGCCGCGCTATCGTGGTGACTCACTCGCTGCTCCAGGCGGGCTATAACTGGCCAACACCTGCCGCCTGGTCCACGGATGGCGGCACCACGATCTTCCCGGCGCTGGCCAACAACCCCAACGTCTTCCTGATGCTGTGCGGCCATAACCATGGCCAGGGGCGGCGGCACGAGGCGGTGGGCGACCGCTTCATTGATGTCCTCCTGTCCGATTACCAGAGCGACGTCAACGGCGGCAACGGCTTCGTTCGCCTGATGGAGTTTTCGCCCAGCAACAACGTCATCCGCGTCACGACCTACTCGCCCTACACCCTCGGCTCCAAGACGGACGGCGACAACCAGTTTACCCTCGAGTACGCCATGGCCTCCGCACCGGCGCCGTTCGTGTGCATCGGAACCAATATGGCGGTGGCCTCGGGCACGCAGACCAGCCTGGCGTGGCCAAACCTCGCCCCGGGCACCATCTATGAGTGGTATGCCGTGGCCAGCGATGCCACCACGTCCGCGACGAGCGCAACCAGCCAGTTCCTCACCGCAGGGGGGCCGCCGGCGGTCGCCCTCAGTCTGAGTGGCAGCCCGATGGCGGAAGCGGCCGGCGTGGCGACCGTGACTGCGACGCTGTCAGAGATCAGCACGGATATGGTGACCGTGAACCTGGAGTTCTCGGGAACCGCAACCCTGACGGACGACTATACGCGCTCCGGCGCCAGCATCTCGATACCCGCGGGGAGCCTAACCGGCTCCATCACGCTCACCGCGGTGCAGGACAGCATTTATGAGAACCCGGACGAGACCATTGTGGTGGACATCAGCACGGTGGTGAACGCAAAGGAGAACGGCACCCAGCAGGTGACGGCCACCATCGCCGGCGATGATCCGGTCCCGCCAGTAATCACCCTGTTGGACCAGAATTTCGACTCCCTGGGTTCTGCCGGCACAACCATGCCGACCGGCTGGACCGCGGGCTATCTGGGCACCGCGAGCAGCCAGAACCGCTTGACCATGTCGCCCTACGCCGGAAACGGCCTGAACATAACCGCCTTGCCCCTGGTGGTGAGCGACGGCAGCGCCCTGCCCAGTCCCAACGTAGGGACGATCTTCAACATCGGCTCGGCGGGCAGTTCCGAGCGCGCCCTGGGCAGCTACCCCAGAACGACCCCCTCTGGCGACCATGTCCTGCAGGTTGCCATTGTGAACACCACGGGCGGTTCCCTGACCGCGATCAACGTGAGCTACGTGGGCGAGCAATGGCGCCAGTCCGAGGGCGCCTCAGAAAGCGGCCTCGAAATGCTGAGGTTCCTGGCCAGCACAACCTCTCCCACTGCCGGGTTTAGCTATTTCCCCGATCTCGATTTCACGGCCCCGAAGCAACTGGTGGCGGATTGGCCGGTTGGCGTTTTGGACGGCAATCTTGCGGCCAATCGCGCCGTCATCACCGGCACCATTACATTTGCGAGCCCGGTTCCGGCCGGTGGCACGTTCTATCTGCGCTGGCACGATTGGAATGACGACAGCACCTCCGACCACTTCCTGGCCATTGACGACCTCGTCGTCACCAGCATCTACATGGTGGGGCCCGCGGTGACGCTCAGTCTGTCGGGCAGCCCGATGGCGGAAGCCGGCGGCGTGGCGACAGTGACCGCGACGCTGTCGCAGGCGAGCACAAATGTTGTGAAGGTGAACCTGGCCTTTGCGGGGACCGCGACGCTGACGGATGACTACACGCGCTCCGGCACCAGCATTTCGATACCGGCGGGAAGCTTAACGGGCTCAATCACGCTCACCGCGGTGCAGGACGGCGTTCACGAGACCCCGGACGAGACCATTGTGGTGGACATCAGTTCGGTGGACAACGGAACGGAGATCGGCACCCAGCAGGTGACCGCCACTATCGCGGACGATGATGCGGCAGCGGCCGGTTTCACGGCCTACAACGATTGCTCGAAGGGGGACGGCACCAATCCCGCCAACACCACCGAGTACCCGGGCAACGGATCCTACTCGGGCCTGCTCAAGGACTTCGACACGGGCGCGACGCTGCCGGTCACCCTCACCCTCGTCACCAACCGGATCACCTACGATGGCACCGGCGGTCCGATGCCCAACGCGGGCACCGACGCCCACACCACGTTCAATGGCAAAGTCGTCTTCGACAATGTCATCTGGTACACCGCCACCAGCAACGGCTTCTGGATGGATGCGGTCTTTACCGGCCTGGACCCGGCCAAGGAATACGAGTTCGCCACCTCGGCCAACCGGGGTGGATCCGGCTCGGACTACGCCAGCCGATACAGCAAGTTCACGATTACCGACATGGACTCGGCCGAGAACGGCAGCACGCCGGGCGTCACGGTCAACTCGGACACGTCGGTGACCTTCTGCACCGGGATGAACACGGTCAACGGGTATGTGGCGCGCTGGACCAAGATCAAGTGCGGCAGCGACGGCGACTTCACCGTGCGGGTGGAAGACGGCGGGGGCGTGGGCAAGGGCTACGCGTTTGACGGCATCATGCTGCGGGAGACCGGCACAGCGGGTCCCCAGCAGCCGACGGTCGCCATCACGAGTCCCGTGAACAACGCAACCCTGAGCACCAACTTCACGATCACCGCCAGCGCCGCCGACAGCGACGGCACGGTCACCAATGTATACTTCTACAATGGCAGCACCTTGCTGGGCAGCGACAGCAGCAGTCCCTACACCTTCACCTGGAGCGCCGCGCCGCTGGGCGCCCATGCGCTGAAGGCCGTGGCTTGGGATAACACCGGCCTGGCGGGCACGTCCGCCGTGGTGAACATCACCGTCACGGCGCCCGGCACGGTGGCCGCCGTGGAGACCTTCGACAGTTACGCCAACGGGTTAATCATCACCAATATCGGCGGGGGCGGCGTCTGGACCAGCGGCACGAACATCATCCTCAGCACTGGCGGCGTGAATGGGTCGGCCGGTATCAGCTTCGGCACCCGGGTGTTCAACTGGAAGGCGCAAACCTTCCAGTGGAGCGCGCTGCCGGATGGCACCAAGGTGGCGGTCTCCCTGGACTTGCAGACCAGCGCCACCGGCAAGTTTGACGATGATCGCGCCGGGTGGACCATCACCCCGGACACCACCGGCAGCACCGGCAGCCAGTTGGCGCTCCAACTGGATAACACCACCGAAGGGGGCATGGTGTTCTATCATAACAGCACCAGAACCCCCGTGCTCAATGCCCTGAGCGGCATCAAGAACAGCACCTGGTATCGCTTCAACGTCGAGTTCACCAAGCTGGGCCTTACCAATGCGAGCATCGTGGGCACGCTCACCGAACTCGACAGTTCAGGCAACCCGACCGGCACGCCGTACGTCGGCACGATTACCAACACCGGGACGTTTGCCAATCGTCCCAGCAGCGCGCTTTTCACGGCCACCCAGCAATGTCCGTCCTTCAAAAACCACAGCCCCGCCGCCGGCAATGCGGACAATGCTACCTTTACTATCACCCCGCCGGAGCCCGAGCCGCCGGCAACGCCGGAGTATGTCATCGTGATCAGCGTGGATGGCATGGGCTCGGCCTACGTCACGCCGCTCCTGACGCCGGGCCTGGCCAATGAATTGACGACCTTCAAGCGGTTCCAGACCGAAGGGTCCGGCACGCTTAATGCCCGGACGGATTACAACTACGCCATCACGCTTCCGAATCATGTGTGCATGATGACGTGCCGCGGCGTCAGCGGCGCTTCCGGGCATAACTGGACCGGCAACAGCGATCCGGCGCCCACCGCCACGCTGGCGAACAACAAGGGATCCTACGTTGCCAGCGGCTGGGACGTCGCCCACGACAATGCACTGCGCACGGGCATTTGGTCAGGCAAATCGAAGTTCAGCCTGTTCCAGCAGTCGTACAGCGCCACCAGCGGCGCTCCGGACATCACGGGAGATGACAACGGCCGGGACAAGATTGATTACGACAAGGTCGGCAACCTTTCGGCCGCGGCTTTGACGGACGATCTGATCAGCCAAATGACTGCCAACCCGTTCCATTTCCTGTTGCTCCATTTCCACGAGCCGGATACGGCCGGCCACAGTTCGGGCTGGTCAACCAACCCCACGAGCGCCTACGCCGCGTCGTTGAAGGCTGTGGACACGCAAATCGCCAGGGTCATCGAAATGGTGGAAAACAGCCCCACGCTGCAAGGCAAGACCGCGATCATCGTGACCGCCGACCACGGTGGCCATGGCACGACCCACGGCGATATGTCGAATCCTCTGGATTACACCATTCCGTTCTACGTCTGGGGCCCGGGCGTAACTGCGGGAGGCGACCTGTATGCCATGAATCCGGCCAGCCGCACTTCTCCGGGAACGTCCAATCCTCCCTACACGGGCGGCCAGCCAATTCGTAACGGCGATGCGGCCAATCTTGCGCTGAGCCTGCTGGGCTTGGAAGCGATTCCGGGGTCAACGATCAACAGCTCCCAGGACCTACTGGTCAACAGCACGCCGGTCATTATCACTGTCACTGCCAACAGTGGCCAGTCCAAGGTCTTCGGCGCGGCGGACCCGACGCTCACTTATATCTGCTCCGATCCGGAAGTCAGCTTCACCGGCGCCTTGGGCCGGGCGGCAGGCGAGAACGTCGGGAGCTATGCCATCAACCAGGGCAACCTGTCCCCCGTGGGTGGCTATGTGGTCAATTTTGTCTCCGCCGACTTCGCCATCACGGCCAAGCCGGTCACCGTCACCGCCAACAGCGGGCAGAGCAAAGTATTCGGGGCGCCTGACCCGGTGTTGACCTACACTTCCTCGGAACTTGGGGTCAGCTTTGCCGGCGCCCTGGGCCGTGCGGCGGGTGAGAACGCCGGCAGCTATGCCATCAATCAGGGCAGCCTGTCCGCTGGGGCCAACTATGCGATCACCTTTGTCCCCGCCAACTTCGCCATCACGACCGCCTACTCGACCACGGCGATCAGTTCGTCGCTCAATCCGTCCCGCGTCGGATCGAACGTGACCTTCACCGTCACCGTCGGCCCGGTGGCCCCGGCCACCTCGACTCCCACTGGCACCGTGCAGTTCTTTGCCAACTCCGTCGCCTTGGGCAGCCCAGTCGCTCTCACGGGTGGCACGGCCACTCTTGACACGGCGCTGTTGCCGACGGGTGACAACGACATCATCGCCTTCTATCTGGGCGACGGGAACTACCTGGGCAGCACCGACGGCCTGGTGCAGGTGGTCACCGCCGCGGTGGAAACGCCAGTAGTGGTGAGCATCGTGCCCAACAGCGATGGCTCGGTAACCGTGACGTGTGCCGGCACGCCCGGGGCGGAATATCTCGTCCTGAGCTCGACCAACATCACCTCGCCCGCTTCGTGGGTGAATGTCTCCACCAATACCGCCGGCGTAGACGGCCAGTGGACTTACACGGACAACACCAAGTTGAATTACACGCAGCGGTTCTTCCGAGCCGCCAAACCGTAA